A stretch of the Macaca mulatta isolate MMU2019108-1 chromosome 14, T2T-MMU8v2.0, whole genome shotgun sequence genome encodes the following:
- the TIRAP gene encoding toll/interleukin-1 receptor domain-containing adapter protein isoform X2 — protein sequence MASSTSLPAPGSRPKKPLGKMADWFRQTLLKKPKKRPDSPESTSSNTSQPASQDRLSPSLSLVTSPSLPPTHASDSGSSRWSKDYDVCVCHSEEDLVAAQNLVSYLEGSSTSLRCFLQLRDATPGGAIVSELCQALNNSHCRVLLITPGFLQDPWCKYQMLQALTEAPGAEGRTIPLLSGLSRDAYPPELRFMYYVDGRGPDGGFRQVKEAVMRYLQTLS from the exons ATGGCATCATCGACCTCCCTCCCAGCTCCTGGCTCTCGGCCTAAGAAGCCTCTAGGCAAGATGGCTG ACTGGTTCAGGCAGACCCTGCTGAAGAAGCCCAAGAAGAGGCCCGACTCCCCAGAAAGCACCTCCAGCAATACTTCACAGCCTGCCTCACAGGACAGACTATCCCCAAGCCTCAGCTTAGTCACGTCTCCCAGCCTGCCACCCACACATGCGAGTGACAGTGGCAGTAGTCGCTGGAGCAAAGACTATGATGTCTGTGTGTGCCACAGTGAGGAAGACCTGGTGGCTGCCCAGAACCTGGTCTCCTACCTGGAAGGCAGCAGCACCAGCCTGCGCTGCTTCCTGCAGCTCCGGGATGCAACCCCAGGCGGTGCTATCGTGTCCgagctgtgccaggcactgaacaATAGTCACTGCCGTGTGCTGCTCATCACGCCGGGCTTCCTTCAGGACCCCTGGTGCAAGTACCAGATGCTGCAGGCCCTGACCGAGGCCCCAGGGGCTGAGGGCCGCACCATCCCCCTGCTGTCGGGCCTCAGCAGAGATGCCTACCCACCTGAGCTCCGATTCATGTACTACGTCGATGGCAGGGGCCCTGATGGTGGCTTTCGCCAAGTCAAAGAAGCTGTCATGCGTT ATCTGCAGACACTCAGTTGA
- the TIRAP gene encoding toll/interleukin-1 receptor domain-containing adapter protein isoform X1: MASSTSLPAPGSRPKKPLGKMADWFRQTLLKKPKKRPDSPESTSSNTSQPASQDRLSPSLSLVTSPSLPPTHASDSGSSRWSKDYDVCVCHSEEDLVAAQNLVSYLEGSSTSLRCFLQLRDATPGGAIVSELCQALNNSHCRVLLITPGFLQDPWCKYQMLQALTEAPGAEGRTIPLLSGLSRDAYPPELRFMYYVDGRGPDGGFRQVKEAVMRCKLLRRGEGERDSATVSDLL, translated from the exons ATGGCATCATCGACCTCCCTCCCAGCTCCTGGCTCTCGGCCTAAGAAGCCTCTAGGCAAGATGGCTG ACTGGTTCAGGCAGACCCTGCTGAAGAAGCCCAAGAAGAGGCCCGACTCCCCAGAAAGCACCTCCAGCAATACTTCACAGCCTGCCTCACAGGACAGACTATCCCCAAGCCTCAGCTTAGTCACGTCTCCCAGCCTGCCACCCACACATGCGAGTGACAGTGGCAGTAGTCGCTGGAGCAAAGACTATGATGTCTGTGTGTGCCACAGTGAGGAAGACCTGGTGGCTGCCCAGAACCTGGTCTCCTACCTGGAAGGCAGCAGCACCAGCCTGCGCTGCTTCCTGCAGCTCCGGGATGCAACCCCAGGCGGTGCTATCGTGTCCgagctgtgccaggcactgaacaATAGTCACTGCCGTGTGCTGCTCATCACGCCGGGCTTCCTTCAGGACCCCTGGTGCAAGTACCAGATGCTGCAGGCCCTGACCGAGGCCCCAGGGGCTGAGGGCCGCACCATCCCCCTGCTGTCGGGCCTCAGCAGAGATGCCTACCCACCTGAGCTCCGATTCATGTACTACGTCGATGGCAGGGGCCCTGATGGTGGCTTTCGCCAAGTCAAAGAAGCTGTCATGCGTTGTAAGCTACTACGGCGGGGAGAAGGGGAACGGGATTCAGCCACAGTATCTGATCTACTTTGA